From the Oceanivirga salmonicida genome, the window ATTAGTATATTGTTCCAATATAGGATTTTGTTCTATTGCATATACCGCTCTCCAAATTTCAAAATATGCTTCTGATTTAGAAAAATCATCTTTTGCAAATTCTACCCTATTTTCAAATATAGTAGTTATTTGTCTTATTCTAGATATTAAAACTTCTCTATCTTCTTCCTTTTTTACTTTAGTGATTTCAGTGGCTGCTAATCTTAATGCAGCTGCATAATCACCTTTTTCAAAATAATCTTTTGAAGTTATAGAAGCACATGATGCCATAAACATGGTAACAAATACTACATATAATATTTTTTTAATTTTTTTCATTTTTGTATCATTCCTTTCATAAATAAACTTATATGTTATATTGTAATATTTATGTAAATTAATGTCAAGCTATTTATAACATTATAATAGCACAAAGTTGATTATTAGTCAACTTTTTTCTTAATTTTTTTTTAAAATTGATTTTTATTCCTTTTTTATGGTATAATAATATAGAGGTGAGAGCATGAAAATAGGAAAAAAAATAAGAGATAAAAGAAAAGAATTAAGACTTACACAAGAAGAATTAGCCAAAATGGTTGGATATACTTCTAAATCAACTATTACTAAAATTGAAAATGATAAAATAGATGTTTCTATGGAAAAAATACAATTAATTGCAAAAGCTCTTGACGTTAGCCCAAATTTTTTAACAAATTGGACTAGTAATAATAAATACAGTGTTGATATTTTAACTGAAGAACAAAAAATAAAACTAGAACATTATATTGAATCAAGTAATGTTATGTATTTTAATGGTAGTATTGATGATACTTCTGATAATAAAAATATTATTAGGGAGGCTTTAACAAAAGCATATATAGAAATTTTAAGAAATAAGGGTGAGATAAAATAAATGTTTAACAAAGATATCATAAAAATTAGTTTAACATTGAAAAATGAATATTCAAACATTTATAAATTACTAAATGAACACAATGTTAAAGTTATCACCCATAATCTTAATTCCCTTATTCCTGCATTTACTAATAACATTGAAGGAATAAATACAATTATTATTGATGAAAATTTACCAGAAGATGAAAAAAAATTTATTTTATGCCATGAATTTGCGCATATACTATTTCATGATAACGCGATAAGATATTTTAGTAAAATACACAATAATGCTGATAAATTTGAATTACAAGCTAATATATTTGCAACTATATTTACAGGTTATAAATATAATAATAATTTTTCTGATAATTATATACAAAAAATAATAAACTATATTTATATAAATTATTTAAAAAATGAAGTCTCATTTAATTGAAACTTCATTTATTTTTTAACCTAAATAATAATTATAATACTCTAATTCTATT encodes:
- a CDS encoding ImmA/IrrE family metallo-endopeptidase, giving the protein MFNKDIIKISLTLKNEYSNIYKLLNEHNVKVITHNLNSLIPAFTNNIEGINTIIIDENLPEDEKKFILCHEFAHILFHDNAIRYFSKIHNNADKFELQANIFATIFTGYKYNNNFSDNYIQKIINYIYINYLKNEVSFN
- a CDS encoding helix-turn-helix domain-containing protein, with the protein product MKIGKKIRDKRKELRLTQEELAKMVGYTSKSTITKIENDKIDVSMEKIQLIAKALDVSPNFLTNWTSNNKYSVDILTEEQKIKLEHYIESSNVMYFNGSIDDTSDNKNIIREALTKAYIEILRNKGEIK